The sequence below is a genomic window from Dioscorea cayenensis subsp. rotundata cultivar TDr96_F1 chromosome 6, TDr96_F1_v2_PseudoChromosome.rev07_lg8_w22 25.fasta, whole genome shotgun sequence.
tacaaaaaattaaaaatttccttGAAACCTCTCGAagcagattatacatctactttatgTATAGACTACGCATTCTCCCTAGCTTCgcatcggagtttttaaaattttatgaggatttttgaggcaatatcatatataaaataatataattaaacaactcttaCTATGGAAACTATTGTATACCTTGGTTTCAAAGgttttatggacatttattgcataataattaggtgtaattaatgtttttcaattattaatattataagtaatataaataaaaacttaaatgttgtaaaaatttaaaattgttctttgaaacactctcggagtagattatacatctactttaatagtatgtatagatttatattACGCTAATGAGGTTTAGGTGGTTTTTAATAGATGTAAattgtacaaaataattttaaaaaattaaataattgaaaaaagagaaactaaccaaaaaaaaaatattatatatatatctatatatatatagggaaatgATAATCTAGGGGCATTCTTAGATTACTGTTTTCTAGGGGCGTTTTACTTATAGTCGTTAGATCATTATCCAatggttgtttgtttatataagtattggatatattttattatttataattactgTAGaatgaattttgtattatttatgatgATACAGCCGTCGGATTCCCATCCGATGGTTATTGTGGATGTCTCTAGATTACCAGtcctcacatatatatatttatatatacatacactataatttttacccaaaaaaaagtaaagaaaactttAAGAGCAAAAAATAATTAGTGTATATATCCTATATCTTAAAAGTACAATAGAGAtgcacactatatatatataatgtcacTTTGTTTATatagctttttttttctaagacttaattctatttataaaaaaagggttgataattaaaaaaaatatataaggaaataaaaaaagaacaattaaaaaaagtacaaattttaaaaaaataataaaataaaataaaataaattacgtaacaaattaaaaagaagagatttattaaaatcattaaataaaacaaaaaaatgaatttaaattgaaaaataataaaaataaataaaaatactaataaaaaaaaagaagaatctcTCCCAACTTGCGGGAGAACGTGGTTGGACATGGGGAAAGatgttgaaaaataaagaaggaaggaaaaaaaagaagaaagatagaGAAATTAGAAAGAGAAAACAGAAGATtagaagaggaaggagaagagaaggagaCAAAGGaattaagaagagaaaaaacTAGAAGATTGGAAGAGGACGTAGAAGAGAGAAGACGAAGAGAAAGAGGAAgtagtaaaaaaaaagagagagaggagaaaAACAACTACCAAAAGTGGTACAGTTTTACTTATAACGAAGGCATGATTGAATGCATATGTTAGTAGTATGCAATTGTTTGAAAAAATGAGGATGCACAATATTGTCGATGTGTATAATATTGATGGGCCTCTactttctcaaatttttttagattatccGTACATGTATTGTTcctcattattttatatgtagTGGGATTTGATCTCCTCCTCGGCATAATGCATATGCACACTCTCTTTCTAGACTAATATCAAGCAAAGAGGAGCTTTAGTAAACTCAATGTCAACAAACTTATGTTATTTTGAACAATATATCCTTTTATGCGACCATCTGGGAAATCTCATGTATTTGTTATATGAACTGTTGAGACACAATATTAAGTGTACATAGGTCAACGGACAACATTATGTCGATATACTGTTGGAAAAATTAAATGGTGAATGGAAATTGAAAGGTTGATTTATGTTTTAAGAATAGGTGTTTTAGAAGTTATAAAGACTTTGATTTTTAGAATTCCAATTAATTTTGGAATTTGAAGAGTTCTTTGGAATTTGAAGAGTTCTTCAACTTCATAGAATTTAATTCTATAATTAAAAGGTTTCAAACCttttgaattttagaatttgagaAGTTTTAGAACTATTGAaactccaaaatttaattttggaatttCAATGGTTAGTCACCTTAAGTTTAGAATTTCAATGGTTAATTTCCAAGGCTATATAAAGGTTTCTTTCTACAACTTTGAAAAACACTTACTTcatttccttcttttcatctaCTCTCTCATGGAAAGTCTAATTCTAGGATCAGTGAGATAGAGCTCACATAATTCAGTTCACCGAAGTTGTAACATAGTGCCGCCTTGCAATTGAAGACCATTGTATCCTGGGAAGCAGACACTAGTTCAAACATAAGCACCGGAGAATGGTAAATCTGCTTTAAAGAAACTGTGTGATACACAAGCCTCGGTTTTGTCTTAACTTGTCTTTGGGATCAGGTCCTCTCACTTctaatataaagttttattttatttgtaattttctatttattaacATCCCACATAGCTAGGATCGATTATACTCAACAATCTTAAAGCAGATAATAAGCATATCCTTCTAATATATATTGCCAGTGACATGCATTAAAACTTTCATATTTCATGCTAAGATTAATGGAATCAACACATTGCTATCAATGGGGATAATATTTTAAGTATGATAAACTTCTCATTATATGAAACActattttatcttttctctttaGTTAACAAAATTGCTAAGCTATTGGCCTATTTGATATGATTGAATAGTTATAAGACATGTTAAATCAAATATATGAGGGCTTATTTTATTAAGTCatgtaaaacataaaaagaaattatctGAGGGGTTAGTTGTAAGGTTTGAggtgaaatataaaaaatgtagaaattaccaatttataaaaaaatgtgaaatatgAGGGGTTAGTTGGAAAATTTTATCGGTGAAGTTATTCGCAAAATTAGTgagaaaaatgcaaaataaaaaaaaaatgcaacttTCAATTGGTTCACTtgtaaaattttacaaaaaaaaaaaggaaaaagtaaaaaagcgAATTTCAACGTTTACTTGCATAAATTGTAAAAAAGATTGTTAAGAATGAACATGTTAGGGTCTAATATGCAAAACAACCATTGGAGGGGTtgaaatgcaaaaaagaaatatatatatatatatatatatatatatatatatatatatatagagagagagagagagagagagagagagagaaaaagaaagaatattaGGATTCTAATTGGCATAAAGGGAATTTTAGTAAATTTGTAAGACTCCTTTAAAATCCCCTGAATCTCACTTTGAGATTTTGAGGAgacatttattttcttcttttgatactCATTGGAGTGGataaatgttgaaaaaaaaaagaaaaagaaaaattctcttttgaaaactctctaaagttcaccttgaggtcttgaggATCCATTATTGTCTCTTGACACTCATTAGAGTGGAtgagagtttaaaaaaaataaaaaatcttttctgAAAGCTCTTTAAAGCTCACCTTGAGGTTTTGAGGATGCATTACTGTCTCTTGAGGTTTTAAGAACAAAATTCTATTTTGAAAACTCTCTAAAGCTCTTCTTGAGGTCTTGAGAAGGCATTATTCTCTCTTGATACTCATTGGAGTGGatgagagttaaaaaaaaaaaaaaaaaaaaaaaaaaaaatctcttttgaaAACTCTCTAAAGTTCATCTTAAGGTCCTGAAGAGCCATTATTGTttcttgacactcattggagtggatgagcgttaaaataaataaaaaaaaatcacttttgaAAACTCTCTAAAGTTCACCTTGAGGTTGACACGACCGAATTGcgtgtgtataccgcaagtgtacgggtgtcgatgTAATAAAATatccggtgagtgggtagttgaatctaCAGGGAACGAAAGTATTAATAGTAAcaacttctcagttatctagtcggaatcaaagttgtgatgaagtgaacttaattgcaagtaTAAGACTAATGCAAGAAAACAAAGGACAAGTAGAAAataagggagatctcaatcaagaaaGATGAGGTagccgggcaatgctccccctaggatgtAAACATGAAGTGtaagacttactaaatgttcTTAAATCGAGTTagatgagtcaaggtaatccaagaacaatcggtccctgcctccaggttaccgatactagtccctacaaggtctcggtgcagaaatcgctcaatctcaacacctcacacccaaTATGACCCAATATACTCTGgggatacctaggagtgcaaTCGATTCCTAAAAattgatctaaccctacttataggcggaagatccctaaccccctacaaggtcccagaggacaaatcactcaatctcacgcctcactccaaatatggttgcataacgCTTAGGGAAATACTGAGATAGGAAGAACTCATCAGAGAGGAAAGagggcactccactatctcataactcaccctctcaaccctctttaatctttgagttctaaccctaatggagacctctctctcaccagggcaacaaatcatgcatcaccaatcaatcacaaagatcaatatcacatgcaagcaatgagaaaacaagattaaaactcaaataaactcggaattaaattaataaaaaacataaagtaagtcaatacaaaagataagatactagggttcacatgcccaaatacttactagggtttagccctccatggggtgagttacaaagcaaagaataatgcaattaaaagcaatgtaaaccatagagaaaaccccctcgaattcgtgatgatggccttgatgggtcgctcaacgtcttaaAGGATCCTTCTCCGAAGCAAGGTTGCCAAAGGCCCCTTCGATGCTATGATTGatgaaagatctatcaaagttggtgaaaaactccccccaaattcgccaaagacctcATCTTGAAAAACTAGCCGCTTTGCCCTTCGAATGCTAGccaaaagtccccaaagaatagggcaaaatggctatttataggccaaaACCACGACTGTCATGTGCCTCCATGCAACCTCGTGAGCTACAGAAATTCCCACGCAGTTACGTGAAGAGTGGTTGCTacattactgctacagtaaaatgccACGATGTTTTACTACGGTACTCTTCATTAATGCGGCTCAcaaactcttctcttgaggccacatggtcgggcacatgtctacgtggtaggttataagacttttcttggTCGAAGcatcatttgaaaggtcttgcattcttcacatagaGTAGGGACAAGGAGATGTGAcaacctttgtgcccttccaactagcaaattggcttgaatcctcttggaagttggcacacacctccacatacatgagctcctcttgtgtcttgatccttggattgcacaacctaattgcacaaaagaacaccaaatacactatatgagacatgaaccattgtaaaaatgatgctcaatgcatataaaatatatagaaaaatatatctactcaagcacttatcaaactccctcatACTTAGGcctttgtttgtcctcaagcaaaattaaacattaaactcatgaaaagaaaagataagtgcttggccttaggttcaccaagagggttcaagaataaaattctaaaatcataGAGAGAGTCAAACACGAAGTAAAACAATCAATACTCTAGCaaataatccaataaaaaaataaaagtaatgaaATCGAAAACCGTGtatgtgtgaaaaactcaactcatgtcaacactttGTCCACTACAAagtttgatgagtgcaattcatatcatgttttcttatccttaattcatgcttttgctttcCTTCTAGTATATCTTTGTATACATTCGGTACTATTCtggtatgtttgttaatgatgcaTGAATTGAGGAGCTCGATTCAATTAGGAGAGAATATGGTCTCTAAATAAGAGAAAGTGGACGAAATGCTAAATGTTCAGGCTCAGAACGGATAGAGTACAGTCGTGCTTTGTCCCCCTGAATCTCCCAACCTTGTGCGGATCAAGTGAAGAAGCTTTTTAGTGAAAAAGTGACACCGGGACAAACACGGTTGAAGCACGCTCGTATCCATCCCCCTGAATATCTCAGGCTGGAGTTATTCTTATACTCAACAGGGGAAGCACGTGTTGGgggctcctagcacgatcatgtTCATGGAAGCACACGCCAAGCACGATCGCGCTGCCTCCCACTAAAAATCTCAGGTATACACTTAGCCGGTTACTGAAAAGCAGTCCATGGAAATATGGTTTAAGCATGATCATGCTAAGATAGTGTCGAGCTCAAAGACAAccctttttaactctagtttATAGGGTTTAccctcatctttgttcggggattcaactctccaccgggaggacttgAAGAGagcgaagatcaggcttcatTACACAtcctaaggggatcaaggaagAGTTGAagacacaagagaagtggggttaaaCATACAGAGCTCGAcgaggaagatcatcttgaggaaaagggagtcatgtcttctttctttagttcttcatctttgttttcctcattatacccatccatgaggggctaatcgTCCACGGTGCCCAGGGATGTAaactatattattttgtatgctttgactacttgactGTTTATAATTACggagtttttttgtttcttgtgtttgcatatctTAATGGTTTGAATTGCACAACTGCTTTGGTAATCCagttatcttggcataacttagtgtatttgagaaccatagttgcaacattgctttagagcaCACGCTCAAACTATAGAATGTACCTGGAATCATTAGAGTCAATTCATCATGATATAACTCATAGAAATCATCCCGGTGCATTGCTTTTTCGttgttgaaaacacaatcctaatccccCGATCACTACCATCATTcactcttgcatcattagttcttattttaatcttattacaatatttgtttaattgaacATCAGAAGATAGATTAGTACTTTAAATCCAGTCCCTTAGgatcgacaaccctaccccttacgaggtaccactttactacttgtgtgcgacccgtgcacttgcggagaacacatcaagtttttggcggcGTTGCTGGGGACTGgaaacttttaggaaaatttagACTCTGGTGATTTAGCTTGTTAATAGTGTCTATATTTGTTAATATCTATTTTCTTATTTGCTTTATTcgttattttatgttttctgtccattcttattctttttccttccttGAGCTTACACTGATTTATCTTTTAGGCATTGGAAAAATTGTATGACCCGTAGAAGTACGTCTTCTCCATTGGCGAACCCTGATCTAGAAATTGAGAGGAATTTTTGAAGAAGGATCAGGTAGATTAACTTGAGTGAAACAAGTTCAGTGGAGATAAGGGTGGAAGTAGGTCAAGACGAAGTTATGGCCAGGAACGAATAGCAGAGTATCTTAGATTATGCCCGACCAAACTTGAAGGGAGTGGGGTCTTGTATTGTTCGGCCTCCAGTGGTTGCAAACAATTTTGAACTGAAACCCAATCTTATTCAGTTGGTATAGCAAATGTGTCAATTCGACGGATTTCAAGATGAAGAGCCATATTCCTTCGGCCTCCAGTGGTTGCAAACATCTCTGAGGAGGTCATTTGCCTTCGACTCTTTCCATTCACATTGCTAGGAAAGGCCAGACAGTGGCCAAATTCCTTGACAAAAGGGTCATTGACAACATGGAAGCAAACCTCAGATACCTTTATCACAAGATATTCTCCTCTAGCAAAGATCACTAAGTTGAGGAATGACATCTTCTCCTTTATGCAGTTAGAATCTAAATCTTTGTACAATACTTGGGAAAGATACAAGGAAATGCTGAGGAAATGCCCACCTCATGGAATtgtggaatggatgcaaatacatattttttataatgggcCTGAACATCTTTACCAAGAAAATGCTCGACGCAGCCTCAGGGGGATCATTATGCAACAAGCAACCAAGTGCAGCATACACACTAATTGAAGAGATGGCAAATAATGGCTACCAATGGAGTTTGAGAGGAGCAAACCGATTAAGGCAGCCGGAATTTACCAAGTGGATGTTGTCACCACATTGGGCGCACAGGTTGAAGCCCTTACGAAGCGACTGGATGCAATGCAATCGATCACCTCAGTCAGTGGACCGTCTGGAGATAGTTGGGCTCCCCAAGTGAGACTGGTGGCTCAACTGAAATGGGTACGGGATAGTttgaacaagtggattttgttgcACAGAATCACTGGTTTCTAgaacaacccatacaacaatacATACAATCCAGGGTGAAAAAATCACCGCAACTTTTCATGGAACAAATCAGGACAAGGGAAAAGGACAACAACAAAATAGAGCTTCCCCAACCGAGCGCACAATCATCACAGCCCTTGTCCTCCTCAAATTCAATTGCTGAACTTATCGAGTTGCTAAGTTAGTTCATGAAGGGTACATAAAGTTGTCTTGTGAGTCATGAAGAgatgattagaaacacaaatgcCACAGTATGGAATCTAGAGCACCATATggctcaaatgtccaagttaATTGAGGAGAGGCTTTTGGGGTCACTCCCTAGAAACACTGAGATCAACCCAAAGGAATCCCTTAAAGGTGTTTCATTGAGGAGTGGGAAGCAACtctcaaattttattgaaaaagaagcCGAAAGGGAAGTAGTTGAACCATCCAACATTGTTGACCTTGAGGCCCCAATCGAAGTAAAGGAGAAAATAGTGGAACAAGGTAAGGAGAAGAGTGATCCATTAGTGTATCAACCCAAGCTTCCCTACACTGTGAAGGTTAAAAAAGATCAACAAGATGAGCAATGTAAGAAATTCCTCTATATGTTCAAGACTTTACACATCAATGTTCCATTTGTTGAAGCTCTTGCTCAGATGCTGAGATACgccaaatttttgaagaaattgctcacaaataagagaaaattggaagatGTGTCCTTAGTGATACTTAGTGAGGAGTGTTCGGCGTTGATCACTAACTCACTCCCCAATAAGGAAAAAGACCCAAGGGGATTTATCATCCCTTGCACAATTGAGGGACTCATTGATGAAAAGGAACTTGCTGATTTGGGGGCAAGCATAAATCTCACGCCATACAAAATCTTTCAAAAGCTTGGGCTTGGGGAGCCGAAATCCACTCCTATGATGCTACAACTGGTTGACAGGTCTATCAGACAACCACGGGGGGATCGTTGAAGATGTTTTAGTAAAGGTGGACAGATTTATTTTTCCAGTGAATTTTGTCATTCTAGATGTTGATGACAAGGTTGAGGTGCCGTTAATTCTGGGCAGACCACTCTTGGCCACatccaaggctctcattgatgTCAAAGATGGTTGAATGGCACTTCGAGTGGGGGAAGATGATGTGATATTCAAACTCCATGATTCTATGCGACACATGATGGATTTTGAAGATACTTGCTATTATGTGGACGCTATTGATGATTTAGTTTCTAATTATGTGAAGGACATATTCATGAAGGATGAGTTATCTGAGCTACTTGATGACAATCCTCTTGAGGATGAGGTCATGAAAGAGGGAGTAGGGGACTCACAATGTCTAGATGTGGTGAGGGTGAAGACAGCCGTACCCCGAGCCACCAATGAAGAAAGTCTCCCGAGCAAATCGTTGGTGGAAGAAAGTaatcatgaaaaagaaaagccaCCCATCTCACCACCCACTCCTAATCATCCAAATTCATGGACTTTTGGTGAGATCAATTTGATTAATTCATTATTGCCATATTCATGCTTGTGCATTTCAGGTGGTGATGTGAGGCCTCGATGTCACGAGCCTCCTTACGATGCACAATAGGTGcatcaagctagtgacattaaacaagcgcttcttgggaggcaacccaagttgttgTGTTGGacttttgttgttcttgttttcttttgttatcatttttcttttgtttgatctTCGTTGTCATCACTTTTGCTGCGGTTTATCTTTTTGTTGGTCTCTCTCTTtgagttttcatattttttatcaaaGTTGGGTTTTTACTGATTGAGCTCgtgtgttttgtttgtttgattttgaaaagGAGAACTCTTGTCTTGAAATTTTTCAAGGCAAGCACGAGCAGAACACACCCCTGCTTGTCCCACTGATTTTCACTGATCTTAGTTTTCATAGATTTCCATGGCAAGCATGGGCCGAGCACGAGCGTGCCATGGACCTTAACTCAATGAGTATGATTTCACATGCTCGTGCTCCCCTCCTCATTAGTTCTAGTCTTTTTCTTGAGATTTTCAAGGGGAGGCTCATGCTGAGCACACGAACGTGCTAGGAGAGCAAGCATGAACATCATGCACTTAGCATAATCGTGTCTTTCTCTTTTGAGGTTTTTAAACTTTTTCCTGAGAGAATCAGGGGAAGGGACATACCTTTCACATGATCGTGCTTGTCTCGAATTCTAACCCTAACCTTGGTGTCCTGAGCACGCACATGTCTTGTGCGTGCTCAGTCGTGACTGATTGGCTTCCACCATTCCACTTTAAAACCTAGCCGTTGGTTGCACCTCTTCGTCCCATTTCTCGgccattcttcttcttgtctttgaTTGTTGTGTTTCAcgagttctattttgtttattgCCAGATTTTTCACACATTCAATCGCCGTTTTACCCGTCAATTCCGGTAAGTCTTCAACATTACTTTGGGGTTTCATTGGGAGGTTTTCCATCATCCTTCTTTATGTTTATCAGATGTCTTGGTTTCCCATGATCCATGCttaaatttgttatttgaattgTTTGGAGATTTTTGGCATCAATACTTTGCAACTCCTTGCGGGAAAGATGACTGTTTTGGGACACGATTATGTTTCAAACCCTTGCACGATCATGTCCCCTCATTTGTGAATATGAAGGGAGTGGTGCACGGTCATATCCTATGGTACGACATGTTTTTCATGCACATTGCACGATCGTGCTCCATCTGTGTCCTTATGTTTATTGTACTGATTGCACTCCTTCCTTTTACAGGTAATGCCGAGAGTGCACCGTTCTAATTTCATCAGCGCGGATGTAGTCTTCCCTTtacctttcttttctttgcatgtgtttctattttttttttgtttttcttgttgtcAGTTAGCAGAGGGAGTCCGTTGctacattttgttttatttatctttattttgttgtagttATTGTCCTTTTTAGTTTCTCTTACTTTATATCTTCGTATTTCTAGAGCTTTACTTGTGTCTTCCGTTACGTTCAGGGATTATGTGAATGCTTGGAGTTGAAGAGCACACACATTGAGagtggcaacatcactctccgtgttctGTAATGTCCTTTCAACCCCCTCTATCTTTTATTGTCtcaattttgttttccatgTCAATCATTTTACATTGAGACAATGTATTATTCAAGTGTGagggagggttgcatgcttaTTTTGCTAGAGATGAGTGCTTATCCGATGATAGTCTATGATCGATTACACTTAGAGCTTCTTAACCTTGGGAAACACATGTGTGTTAGTTAATTATTGAGATCGATATCGTAGTCTCACTCTTACTTTGGAGGCCCAAGTTTATCACTCAACCCTAATTGTGGAGCGCATGTTGTTAGGATGAAAATCGTTTATCtcttggtttaaaaaaaaattagaaagtcaGATTCCTTGTGGGATGCCCTACAAGTTCTTTGTAAATACTTtgtgaaaagatggtagaaagagctatcaccctagAAGAGTGAAGCTagtcttgagtagtcaaattttgggcattacaagtgtacatttgatgacctaccgggAGAGAAGGCTAcatctagggtgtatgaagctactaccctatTGTGAATAGTTCATTTTAGGTTTAATTTTGCTAGGTTAAATCTTGAAAACTGTGGAgcactcaatttagggtttgcaTACACACAAGTTCTTTGAAGTAAGAGTGTAGCCATTGATTGAGTACTCTTGTTGTTTCTAACCCTTGTTGCTTTCCCTTTGTTTAAGAAGTTCATATTCTCTTGAGATCAGAggtgatgcactcatcttcattttcattaaatGATGTAAGATTGCTTGAGTATAAGCAATGACtcaagtgtggggatatttgatgagtgcaattcatatcatgttttcttaccctcaattcatccTTTTTCTTGCCTTCTAGCACATATTTGTATAcattcggtgctattctgggtatgtttgttaatgatgcaggaattgagGAGCTCAATTCAATTAGGAGTAAATCTAGTCTCTaaatgagagaaaatggaagaaatgctaagtgttcaagctcagcacgGGCAGAGCATAGTCATGCTCTGACCACAAAATCTCCCAGCCTTGTGTGGATCAAGTGAAGAAGCTTTTTGGGGGAAAGTGACACCAGGGCGAACACAGTTGAAGCACACTCATGTCCCTCTCCCTGAATATCTCAGGCTGGAGTTATTCTTCTACTCAAAAGGGGAAGCACGTGTCGGGGGCTCCTAGCATGATCATGTTCATGGAAGCACATGCCAAGTATGACCGCGCTGCCTCCCACTGAAAATGTGAGAgttcgatttttttttctttactttgctcATGTTTTGTTCCTTGAGTTTAAACTTTGTGTTTAAGTTGCTTCgaatgttttcttgtgttaggACCTTAGTTGAGGTTTTTAAGAAGGTTAAAAAGATGGGAGAAAGCCTTAAGAAGAGTTAAAAGAAAGCCCAAAGCTTGCATGAGCTTGGTGTGACTTCAAATGGGGCTAATT
It includes:
- the LOC120263114 gene encoding uncharacterized protein LOC120263114 codes for the protein MIRNTNATVWNLEHHMAQMSKLIEERLLGSLPRNTEINPKESLKGVSLRSGKQLSNFIEKEAEREVVEPSNIVDLEAPIEVKEKIVEQGKEKSDPLVYQPKLPYTVKVKKDQQDEQCKKFLYMFKTLHINVPFVEALAQMLRYAKFLKKLLTNKRKLEDVSLVILSEECSALITNSLPNKEKDPRGFIIPCTIEGLIDEKELADLGASINLTPYKIFQKLGLGEPKSTPMMLQLVDRSIRQPRGDR